One Limimonas halophila genomic window carries:
- the mfd gene encoding transcription-repair coupling factor has protein sequence MNALARAFDEGGRWVIARAPEGYDAWLLAEAAAAREGAPVLHVARDDARMSRIHEALAFFAPDVEVVQVPAWDCLPYDRVSPHRDVVAERVDTLTRLQSEAGPQAGRIVLTTVNALVQRLAPREALTERVMHLGLGDQCDPERLTQFFAANGYVRSDTVGEAGEYAIRGGIVDVFPPGRAEPLRLDFFGDELETIRTFDPLSQRTSGELTDFTLKPVSEVVLNDDTIQRFRTRYREFFGQPAKDDTLYLAVSEGRPYAGMEHWLPLFYDRLDTLLDYLPEHTPVSLDRQAEELRDQRLETIGEFYEARRTVQRGGELDAGTYNPLPPQLLYLTAEDWDAALDDGRGVASLSPFAAPSTAPHILDSGGAPGHDFTAARKKGEEGEPYLTLQTTIRQDQQAGRRVAIAGYTQGSRERLRSVLTDHGLAKLAPVETWAEARELPADAVALVTLSLEHGFVGDHASVISEQDILGERIARPARRKRKADNFLTDVSTLHDGDLVVHAEHGIGRYDGLVNLEVGGAPHDMLKVTYAGDDRLFVPVESLEVLSRYGSEDAGVQLDKLGQGNWQARKAKVKERVKEIADQLLRIAAERQVRTLEPMEIPTAAYDEFCARFPYAETDDQLQAIEDTLGDMTAGKPMDRLICGDVGFGKTEVALRAAFVAAMNGKQVAVICPTTLLARQHHDTFKSRFSGYPLEVKQLSRMVSQNEQTKVKRGLRDGTVDVVVGTHALLNKSVDFRDLGLVIVDEEQHFGVKQKEKLKEFRGDLHVLTLTATPIPRTLQLSLSGVRELSVISQPPVDRLAVRTFVLPFDGVVVREAILREHWRGGQTFYVAPRISDLDELYERISKLVPEVTVAVAHGRMSARELETIMTDFYEGRIDVLLSTHIIESGLDVPTANTLLVHRADMYGLAQLYQLRGRIGRSKLRGYAYLTLKPNAKLTDAAEKRLHVMQQLDHLGAGFTLASHDLDIRGAGNLLGEEQSGHVKEVGVELYQQMLEEAVSEAKGTAKAEAEQGFTPQINVGTSVMIPDHYVPDLNVRLSLYRRIAHLVDQSEIDAFASELIDRFGPLPGEVENLLEVVAIKQLCRDCNVEKIDAGHKGAVLAFHNDTFPNPGGLVDFVKQEVGTVHLRPEDQKLVYRRRWDEPQERIKGIHQLLNKLAKIAKQEAAA, from the coding sequence GTGAACGCGCTCGCGCGCGCCTTCGACGAGGGCGGGCGCTGGGTGATCGCGCGCGCGCCCGAAGGCTACGATGCCTGGCTGCTGGCGGAGGCGGCGGCCGCCCGCGAGGGCGCGCCGGTGCTCCACGTGGCGCGCGACGACGCCCGCATGAGCCGCATCCACGAGGCGCTGGCGTTCTTCGCGCCGGACGTCGAGGTGGTGCAGGTCCCGGCGTGGGACTGCCTGCCCTACGACCGCGTCAGCCCGCACCGCGACGTCGTCGCCGAGCGCGTCGACACCCTCACCCGCCTGCAAAGCGAAGCCGGGCCGCAAGCCGGCCGCATCGTGCTCACCACGGTCAACGCGCTGGTGCAGCGGCTGGCCCCGCGCGAGGCGCTGACCGAGCGGGTCATGCACCTGGGCCTGGGCGATCAGTGCGATCCCGAGCGCCTGACGCAGTTCTTCGCCGCCAACGGCTACGTGCGCAGCGACACCGTCGGCGAGGCCGGGGAATACGCCATCCGCGGCGGCATCGTGGACGTCTTTCCGCCGGGGCGCGCGGAGCCGCTGCGCCTGGACTTCTTCGGCGACGAGCTGGAGACGATCCGCACCTTCGATCCGCTGTCCCAGCGCACCTCGGGCGAGCTGACGGACTTCACGCTCAAGCCCGTCAGCGAGGTCGTGCTCAACGACGACACCATCCAACGCTTCCGCACGCGCTACCGCGAGTTCTTCGGCCAGCCGGCCAAGGACGACACCCTCTACCTCGCGGTCAGCGAGGGCCGGCCGTACGCGGGCATGGAGCACTGGCTGCCGCTGTTCTACGACCGGCTGGACACCCTGCTCGACTACCTGCCCGAGCACACGCCGGTGAGCCTGGACCGCCAGGCCGAAGAGCTGCGCGACCAGCGCCTGGAAACCATCGGGGAGTTCTACGAGGCGCGGCGCACCGTGCAGCGCGGTGGCGAGCTGGATGCCGGCACCTACAATCCGCTGCCGCCGCAACTGCTCTACCTGACGGCGGAGGACTGGGACGCCGCACTGGACGACGGGCGCGGGGTGGCCTCGCTCTCGCCCTTCGCCGCACCGTCCACCGCCCCGCACATCCTGGATTCCGGCGGCGCGCCGGGCCACGACTTCACGGCCGCGCGCAAGAAGGGCGAGGAAGGCGAGCCCTACCTCACCCTCCAGACCACGATCCGCCAGGACCAGCAGGCGGGCCGCCGCGTCGCCATCGCGGGCTACACCCAGGGCTCGCGCGAGCGCCTGCGCAGCGTGCTCACCGATCACGGCCTGGCGAAGCTGGCGCCGGTGGAGACCTGGGCGGAGGCGCGGGAGCTGCCGGCGGACGCCGTGGCGCTGGTCACGCTCAGCCTGGAGCACGGCTTCGTCGGCGACCACGCCTCGGTGATTTCCGAGCAGGACATCCTGGGCGAGCGCATCGCCCGCCCGGCGCGGCGCAAGCGCAAGGCGGACAACTTCCTCACCGACGTCTCCACGCTGCACGACGGCGATCTGGTCGTGCACGCGGAGCACGGCATCGGGCGCTACGACGGCCTGGTGAACCTGGAGGTCGGGGGCGCGCCCCACGACATGCTCAAGGTCACCTACGCCGGCGACGACCGTCTCTTCGTGCCGGTGGAGAGCCTGGAGGTGCTGTCCCGCTACGGCTCCGAGGACGCGGGCGTCCAGCTGGACAAGCTCGGCCAGGGCAACTGGCAGGCGCGCAAGGCCAAGGTCAAAGAGCGCGTCAAGGAGATCGCCGACCAGCTGCTGCGCATCGCCGCCGAGCGCCAGGTGCGCACGTTGGAGCCCATGGAGATCCCGACGGCCGCCTACGACGAGTTCTGCGCCCGCTTCCCCTACGCCGAGACGGACGACCAGCTCCAGGCCATCGAGGACACGCTCGGCGACATGACCGCCGGCAAGCCCATGGACCGCCTGATCTGCGGCGACGTGGGCTTCGGCAAGACGGAGGTGGCGCTGCGCGCGGCCTTCGTGGCGGCGATGAACGGCAAGCAGGTGGCCGTGATCTGCCCCACCACGCTTCTGGCGCGCCAGCACCACGACACCTTCAAGTCCCGCTTTTCCGGCTATCCGCTGGAGGTGAAGCAGCTCTCGCGGATGGTCTCGCAGAACGAGCAGACCAAGGTGAAGCGCGGGCTGCGCGACGGCACCGTGGACGTCGTCGTGGGCACGCACGCGCTGCTCAACAAGAGCGTGGACTTCCGCGACCTGGGCCTCGTCATCGTGGACGAGGAACAGCACTTCGGCGTCAAGCAGAAGGAAAAGCTGAAGGAGTTCCGCGGCGACCTGCACGTTCTGACGCTCACCGCGACGCCCATCCCGCGCACGCTGCAACTGTCGCTGTCCGGCGTGCGCGAGCTGTCCGTGATCTCGCAGCCGCCGGTGGACCGGCTGGCCGTGCGCACCTTCGTCCTGCCCTTCGACGGCGTGGTGGTGCGCGAGGCCATCCTGCGCGAACACTGGCGCGGCGGGCAGACCTTCTACGTCGCCCCGCGCATCTCGGACCTCGACGAACTTTACGAGCGGATTTCCAAGCTGGTGCCGGAGGTCACGGTTGCCGTCGCGCACGGGCGCATGAGCGCGCGCGAGCTGGAAACCATCATGACGGACTTCTACGAGGGCCGCATCGACGTGCTGCTGTCCACGCACATCATCGAAAGCGGCCTGGACGTGCCCACCGCGAACACGCTGCTCGTCCACCGGGCGGACATGTACGGGCTGGCGCAGCTCTACCAGCTTCGCGGGCGCATCGGCCGCTCCAAGCTGCGCGGCTACGCCTACCTCACGCTCAAGCCCAACGCCAAACTGACGGACGCGGCCGAAAAGCGCCTGCACGTCATGCAGCAGCTCGACCACCTGGGCGCGGGCTTCACGCTCGCCAGCCACGACCTCGACATCCGCGGCGCCGGCAACCTGCTGGGCGAGGAGCAGTCGGGCCACGTCAAGGAAGTGGGCGTGGAACTCTACCAGCAGATGCTGGAAGAGGCCGTGTCCGAGGCCAAGGGCACCGCCAAGGCGGAGGCCGAGCAGGGCTTCACGCCGCAGATCAACGTCGGCACCTCGGTGATGATCCCGGATCACTACGTGCCGGACCTGAACGTGCGGCTCAGCCTCTACCGGCGCATCGCGCATCTGGTGGACCAAAGCGAGATCGACGCCTTCGCCAGCGAGCTGATCGACCGCTTCGGCCCGCTGCCCGGCGAGGTGGAGAACCTGCTGGAAGTGGTGGCGA